The following proteins are co-located in the Bradyrhizobium sp. AZCC 2176 genome:
- a CDS encoding dodecin — MPVATGTKDHVYKILDLVGSSEKSIEDAVQNAITRASKTIREMKWFEVVQTRGHIENGSVRHYQVTLRVGFTLEE; from the coding sequence ATGCCAGTTGCCACTGGAACGAAGGATCACGTTTACAAGATCCTGGATCTCGTCGGATCTTCCGAAAAAAGCATTGAGGACGCCGTGCAGAACGCCATCACCCGCGCCTCAAAAACCATTCGCGAAATGAAGTGGTTCGAAGTCGTGCAAACCAGAGGCCATATCGAAAACGGGTCCGTTCGGCATTATCAGGTCACGCTGCGCGTTGGATTTACGCTGGAAGAGTGA
- the modB gene encoding molybdate ABC transporter permease subunit, whose translation MFEISPAEWTAILLSLRVAIVATLVATPFGIALAWLLARREFWGKSILDALVHLPLVLPPVVTGYLLLLTFGRRGLVGAWLADNLGIVFAFRWTGAALACGIMSFPLLVRPIRLSIEAIDRRLEQASSTLGAAPWQVFATVTLPLALPGVLAGMVLGFAKAIGEFGATITFVSNIPGETQTISSAIYSLIQTPDGDSAAGRLVIVSTVIAMGALIASEWFARRATKRLHGN comes from the coding sequence ATGTTCGAGATATCGCCGGCCGAATGGACCGCCATCCTGCTCTCGTTGCGGGTGGCCATTGTTGCAACACTGGTGGCGACGCCGTTCGGCATCGCGCTGGCATGGCTGCTGGCGCGGCGTGAATTCTGGGGCAAATCCATCCTCGATGCGCTGGTTCATCTGCCGCTGGTGCTGCCGCCAGTCGTCACCGGTTATCTGCTGCTGCTGACTTTCGGCCGCCGGGGTCTGGTCGGTGCGTGGCTCGCCGACAACCTCGGCATCGTGTTCGCGTTTCGCTGGACGGGAGCAGCGCTCGCCTGCGGCATCATGTCGTTTCCGCTCCTGGTGCGGCCGATCCGGCTATCGATCGAGGCGATCGACCGCCGGCTGGAACAGGCGTCAAGCACCCTCGGCGCCGCGCCATGGCAGGTGTTCGCCACCGTGACTCTGCCGCTGGCGCTGCCGGGCGTGCTGGCCGGCATGGTGCTCGGCTTTGCCAAGGCGATCGGCGAATTCGGCGCTACCATCACCTTTGTCTCCAACATTCCCGGCGAGACCCAGACCATTTCGTCTGCGATTTATTCGCTAATCCAGACGCCCGACGGCGACAGCGCGGCCGGGCGGCTGGTTATCGTTTCCACCGTGATCGCAATGGGGGCCCTGATCGCCTCCGAATGGTTTGCGCGGCGCGCCACCAAACGACTGCACGGGAACTGA
- a CDS encoding DUF1330 domain-containing protein, which produces MSKAYWIVRVSVRQPERYPDYLAAARPAFEKFGAKFIVRGGQFELMEGQARDRNVVVEFADYETAMVCYRSAEYQKARAIRQQYADADFIIVEGA; this is translated from the coding sequence ATGTCCAAAGCCTACTGGATCGTGCGCGTCAGCGTTCGGCAGCCCGAACGATACCCTGATTATCTCGCCGCGGCTCGGCCGGCCTTCGAGAAATTCGGGGCGAAATTCATCGTGCGCGGCGGCCAATTCGAACTGATGGAAGGCCAGGCGCGCGATCGCAACGTCGTCGTGGAGTTCGCCGATTACGAAACGGCGATGGTCTGCTACCGGAGCGCAGAGTACCAGAAAGCGCGAGCGATCCGCCAGCAATATGCCGATGCCGATTTTATCATTGTCGAAGGCGCCTGA
- a CDS encoding sulfur globule protein precursor codes for MFRKISLAAVAAFALTAAAVAPASAGGGHGHGGHGHGGSGMHFGGHGGHGYWGHRHFGSSFYVGGSCYKTIFTAYGPRTVNVCAPDIY; via the coding sequence ATGTTTCGCAAGATTTCCCTCGCTGCCGTAGCGGCTTTCGCTCTGACCGCGGCTGCGGTTGCTCCTGCGTCCGCCGGCGGCGGTCATGGGCACGGAGGTCATGGGCATGGCGGCAGCGGCATGCATTTCGGCGGCCATGGTGGACATGGTTACTGGGGCCATCGCCACTTTGGGTCGTCGTTCTATGTCGGCGGAAGCTGCTACAAGACGATCTTCACCGCCTACGGTCCGCGCACCGTCAACGTTTGCGCTCCCGACATCTATTGA
- the mepA gene encoding penicillin-insensitive murein endopeptidase has translation MNPRLILIPLLTLMTAASAASAWAQDKGTVHPTPLPALANANDPKLAAKELFGRKVLPAAMPTRVHGFYAHGCIAGAEGLPINGDNWQVMRLSRNRYWGHPDLVALVKRLAAKARKDAGWHGILIGDMSQPRGGPMFTGHASHQVGLDADIWLTPMPGRRLSRNEREEMSAVMMVRSDRLDIDPHAWTPTHLAVIRAAALEPSVQRIFVNAAIKKALCREAKGDRYWLHKVRPMYGHDYHFHIRIKCPPGAGECESQPDPNEGEGCSTSDLAYWFSDAVLHPKPPKVPPKPKPPMTMAELPPACKAVLNAPDAKAQPQIKSAGE, from the coding sequence ATGAACCCTCGCCTGATTCTGATCCCACTCCTGACCTTGATGACCGCCGCCAGTGCCGCGAGCGCATGGGCGCAGGACAAGGGCACGGTCCATCCAACACCGCTGCCGGCGCTCGCCAACGCCAACGATCCCAAGCTCGCCGCCAAGGAGTTGTTCGGCCGCAAGGTGCTGCCGGCGGCGATGCCGACGCGCGTGCACGGCTTCTATGCCCATGGCTGCATCGCGGGCGCGGAAGGACTACCGATCAACGGCGACAATTGGCAGGTGATGCGGCTGTCGCGCAACCGTTACTGGGGACATCCCGACCTGGTCGCGCTGGTCAAGCGGCTTGCCGCGAAGGCGCGCAAGGATGCGGGCTGGCACGGCATACTGATCGGCGACATGTCACAGCCGCGCGGCGGGCCGATGTTCACTGGACATGCCAGCCATCAGGTTGGGCTCGACGCCGACATCTGGCTGACGCCGATGCCGGGCCGTCGATTGTCGCGCAACGAGCGTGAAGAGATGTCGGCTGTGATGATGGTGCGCAGCGACCGGCTCGACATTGATCCGCACGCCTGGACGCCGACTCATCTCGCGGTGATCCGCGCCGCCGCGCTGGAGCCCAGCGTGCAGCGCATCTTCGTCAATGCCGCGATCAAGAAGGCGCTCTGCCGTGAGGCCAAAGGCGACCGCTACTGGCTCCACAAGGTGCGGCCGATGTACGGTCACGACTACCACTTCCATATCCGCATCAAATGCCCGCCCGGCGCCGGCGAATGCGAGAGCCAGCCCGACCCAAACGAAGGTGAAGGCTGCAGCACGAGCGATCTCGCCTACTGGTTCAGCGATGCGGTGCTGCACCCCAAGCCGCCGAAAGTACCGCCGAAGCCGAAGCCGCCGATGACCATGGCTGAGCTGCCGCCGGCCTGCAAGGCGGTATTGAACGCACCTGACGCAAAGGCCCAACCGCAAATCAAATCCGCAGGAGAATGA
- a CDS encoding glycine reductase, giving the protein MSGPLDDQLGFVPDYDAAIPYMQRTRDYYAAIGYTTPYRWAHYVDAPFQALKKPLAKSRVTIITTAAKYDPTKGDQGPGAAYNGSAKFYQVYDGDTSKQHDLRISHIGYDRKHTTATDSGTWFPLPQLLKAAAAGRIGEVAPRFFGAPTNRSHRVTIDVDAPDILARCLADKVDVAVIVPNCPVCHQTSALVARHLEANGIATVVMGCAKDIVEHAAVPRFLFSDFPLGNSAGKPHDVDSQALTLELALRLLESAPGARTTMQSPLRWSEDAAWKLDYNNIAQMSPEELARRRAEFDKQKEIARGNRAA; this is encoded by the coding sequence ATGTCCGGCCCCCTCGACGACCAACTCGGCTTTGTGCCCGATTACGATGCCGCGATCCCCTATATGCAGCGGACCCGCGATTATTACGCCGCGATCGGATACACGACGCCCTACCGCTGGGCGCACTATGTCGATGCGCCGTTCCAGGCGCTGAAAAAGCCGCTGGCCAAGTCGCGCGTGACCATCATCACGACAGCCGCGAAGTATGACCCTACCAAGGGCGATCAGGGTCCCGGAGCGGCCTACAACGGCAGCGCCAAGTTCTATCAGGTCTATGACGGCGACACGTCTAAGCAGCACGATTTGCGGATCTCGCATATCGGCTACGACCGCAAGCACACCACAGCGACCGACAGTGGTACCTGGTTTCCGCTGCCGCAGCTTCTGAAGGCCGCCGCCGCGGGGCGGATCGGCGAGGTCGCGCCGCGCTTCTTCGGTGCGCCGACCAATCGCAGCCACCGCGTGACCATCGATGTCGATGCGCCTGACATCCTCGCCCGTTGCCTCGCCGACAAGGTCGATGTTGCCGTGATCGTTCCGAACTGCCCGGTCTGCCACCAGACCTCGGCCCTGGTGGCGCGTCACCTCGAGGCCAACGGCATCGCGACCGTCGTGATGGGCTGCGCCAAGGACATCGTCGAGCACGCGGCCGTGCCGCGCTTCCTGTTCTCGGATTTCCCGCTCGGCAATTCCGCCGGCAAGCCCCATGATGTGGACTCGCAGGCGCTGACGCTCGAACTGGCGCTGCGGCTTCTGGAGTCCGCACCCGGTGCGCGTACCACGATGCAGTCACCGCTGCGCTGGAGCGAGGATGCCGCCTGGAAGCTCGACTACAACAACATCGCGCAGATGAGTCCGGAAGAACTGGCGCGACGCCGGGCCGAGTTCGACAAGCAGAAAGAGATCGCGCGCGGCAACCGGGCGGCGTGA
- the ilvD gene encoding dihydroxy-acid dehydratase yields the protein MPAYRSRTTTHGRNMAGARGLWRATGMKNEDFGKPIIAVVNSFTQFVPGHVHLKDLGQLVAREIEKAGGVAKEFNTIAVDDGIAMGHDGMLYSLPSREIIADSVEYMVNAHCADAMVCISNCDKITPGMLMAALRINIPTVFVSGGPMESGKVNLKGKLRAVDLIDAMVAAADSNVSDADVEVIERSACPTCGSCSGMFTANSMNCLTEALGLALPGNGSVLATHADRKGLFVEAGHLIVDLARRYYEQDDETALPRKIANFKAFENAMTLDIAMGGSTNTVLHLLAAAYEGQVPFTMQDIDRLSRRVPVLCKVAPSVADVHLEDVHRAGGVMAILGELDRAGLLNRGLPMVHSKTLEDALGRWDIVRTKSESVRKFFTAAPGNVPTQVAFSQERRFEELDTDRATGCIRDAEHAFSKDGGLAVLSGNLALDGCIVKTAGVDESILKFEGPARIFESQDAAVEGILGGKIKPGDVVVVRYEGPRGGPGMQEMLYPTSYLKSKGLGKVCALITDGRFSGGSSGLSIGHISPEAAEGGLIGLVEDGDRIKIDIPSRSISLVVDEATLAKRREAMLARGSEAWKPAKKRSRNVSMALKAYAALTTSAARGAVRIVPE from the coding sequence ATGCCCGCCTACCGTTCCCGAACCACGACCCACGGCCGCAACATGGCGGGCGCCCGCGGCCTCTGGCGTGCCACCGGCATGAAGAACGAGGACTTTGGCAAGCCGATCATTGCCGTGGTCAATTCGTTCACCCAGTTCGTGCCCGGCCACGTGCATCTGAAGGATCTCGGCCAGCTCGTCGCGCGCGAGATCGAGAAGGCGGGTGGCGTCGCGAAAGAGTTCAATACCATCGCTGTCGACGACGGCATCGCCATGGGCCATGACGGCATGCTCTACAGCCTGCCGTCGCGCGAAATCATTGCCGACAGCGTCGAATACATGGTCAACGCGCATTGCGCCGACGCCATGGTGTGCATCTCGAACTGCGACAAGATCACGCCCGGCATGCTGATGGCGGCGCTGCGGATCAACATCCCGACCGTGTTCGTCTCGGGCGGTCCGATGGAATCAGGCAAGGTCAATCTCAAGGGCAAGCTCCGCGCGGTCGACTTGATCGACGCCATGGTCGCCGCCGCCGACAGCAATGTCAGCGACGCCGATGTCGAAGTGATCGAGCGCTCGGCCTGCCCGACCTGCGGCTCGTGCTCGGGCATGTTCACCGCCAATTCCATGAATTGCCTCACCGAGGCGCTGGGCTTGGCGCTGCCGGGCAACGGCTCGGTACTGGCCACGCATGCCGACCGCAAGGGCCTGTTCGTCGAGGCCGGGCACCTGATCGTCGATCTGGCGCGGCGCTATTACGAGCAGGACGACGAAACCGCGCTGCCGCGGAAGATCGCGAACTTCAAGGCGTTCGAGAACGCGATGACGCTCGACATCGCGATGGGCGGCTCGACCAACACCGTGCTGCATCTCTTGGCGGCGGCCTATGAAGGGCAGGTGCCGTTTACGATGCAGGATATCGACCGCCTGTCGCGGCGGGTGCCGGTGCTCTGCAAGGTGGCGCCGTCGGTGGCGGACGTGCATCTGGAAGACGTCCATCGCGCCGGCGGCGTGATGGCGATCCTCGGCGAGCTCGACCGCGCCGGCCTGCTCAACCGCGGCCTGCCGATGGTTCACAGCAAGACGCTGGAGGACGCGCTTGGCCGCTGGGACATCGTGCGCACCAAGAGCGAGAGCGTCCGCAAATTCTTCACCGCGGCCCCGGGCAATGTGCCCACGCAAGTCGCCTTCAGCCAGGAGCGCCGGTTCGAAGAGCTCGATACCGACCGCGCCACCGGCTGCATCCGCGACGCCGAGCACGCGTTCTCGAAAGACGGCGGCCTCGCCGTGCTCTCGGGTAATCTCGCGCTGGACGGTTGCATCGTGAAGACCGCCGGCGTCGATGAGAGCATCCTGAAGTTCGAAGGACCGGCGCGGATTTTTGAAAGCCAGGACGCCGCGGTCGAAGGTATTTTGGGCGGCAAGATCAAGCCCGGCGACGTCGTCGTGGTCCGCTACGAGGGCCCGCGCGGCGGCCCCGGCATGCAGGAGATGCTGTACCCGACCAGCTATCTGAAATCGAAGGGGCTCGGAAAGGTCTGCGCGCTGATTACCGACGGACGCTTCTCCGGCGGCTCCTCCGGCCTGTCGATCGGCCATATCTCGCCGGAAGCCGCCGAAGGCGGCCTGATCGGCCTCGTGGAAGATGGCGATCGCATCAAGATCGACATTCCCTCGCGGTCGATCAGCCTCGTGGTCGATGAGGCTACCCTCGCCAAGCGGCGCGAAGCCATGCTGGCCCGCGGCTCGGAGGCGTGGAAGCCGGCCAAGAAGCGCAGCCGCAACGTGTCGATGGCGCTGAAGGCCTATGCGGCGCTGACGACCAGCGCCGCCCGCGGCGCGGTGCGGATCGTTCCGGAATGA
- a CDS encoding phytanoyl-CoA dioxygenase family protein — protein sequence MPTSKPRVLSNAQIEQFIQDGFVRIDRAFPRELAEQGRAILWRDLPCDPDDPATWTRPVIRLGYYNDEPFRKAVNSPLLHAAFDQLVGKGRWWPRADLGTFPVRFPSPHDPGDAGWHVDLSFPGENDPIDSSDYSAWRVNVTSRGRALLMLFLFSDVREADAPTRIRPGSHLDMARLLEPAGEAGMSHLRLDEMGSGRPELQATGDAGTVYLCHPFLVHAAQMHRGSAPRFMAQPPLHPSEPFRLERANGDYSPVERSIRQALQARR from the coding sequence ATGCCGACCAGCAAACCGCGCGTGCTCAGCAACGCGCAGATCGAGCAATTTATTCAAGACGGCTTCGTCCGGATCGATCGCGCCTTTCCGCGCGAGCTTGCCGAGCAGGGTCGCGCCATCCTGTGGCGCGATCTGCCCTGCGATCCCGACGACCCCGCAACATGGACGCGGCCGGTGATCCGTCTCGGCTATTACAATGACGAACCCTTCAGGAAAGCCGTCAACAGCCCGCTGCTTCATGCCGCCTTCGACCAACTCGTCGGAAAGGGACGGTGGTGGCCGCGAGCCGACCTCGGCACCTTCCCGGTACGGTTTCCGAGCCCGCACGATCCCGGCGACGCCGGCTGGCATGTCGATCTCAGCTTCCCCGGCGAAAACGATCCCATCGACAGCAGCGATTACTCCGCATGGCGGGTCAATGTAACGTCGCGCGGACGCGCGCTGCTGATGCTGTTCCTGTTCTCGGACGTGAGGGAAGCCGACGCGCCCACCCGAATAAGGCCGGGCTCGCATCTGGACATGGCGCGCCTTCTCGAACCGGCCGGCGAGGCCGGCATGTCGCATTTGAGGCTGGACGAGATGGGGAGCGGCCGGCCCGAGCTACAGGCGACCGGCGATGCCGGCACAGTCTACCTGTGCCATCCCTTCCTCGTTCACGCCGCGCAAATGCACCGGGGATCCGCGCCACGGTTCATGGCGCAGCCTCCGCTGCACCCGTCTGAGCCGTTCAGGCTTGAGCGAGCGAACGGCGATTATTCGCCGGTTGAGCGATCCATCCGCCAGGCCTTGCAAGCGCGCCGATAA
- the modA gene encoding molybdate ABC transporter substrate-binding protein: MYRSTGIFTALLVLTGALYSPAAAQDKTLTVFAAASMKSALDEIDTAYTAKTGVKVVVSYGPSSGLAKQLEQGAPADVFISADTDWMDYAMSKRTINESSRINLLGNSIVLIAPKDSRIDNVNIGAGFDLAKLAGDGKIATGDVKSVPVGKYAKAALEKLGSWQAAEPKFAMADNVRAALTLVARGEAALGIVYATDAKVEPGVKVVGAFPADSHPAIVYPVAATTTAKPEASNYLAFLRSTAAKSILEKYGFKFLVSPST; the protein is encoded by the coding sequence ATGTATCGCAGCACCGGTATCTTCACTGCCCTTCTCGTTCTGACCGGAGCGCTCTACTCGCCGGCGGCCGCGCAGGACAAAACCCTAACCGTCTTTGCCGCTGCCTCGATGAAGAGCGCGCTCGACGAGATCGACACCGCCTATACGGCGAAGACGGGCGTGAAGGTCGTCGTCAGCTATGGCCCGAGTTCGGGACTCGCCAAGCAACTCGAACAGGGCGCGCCGGCCGACGTGTTCATCTCCGCCGACACCGACTGGATGGATTATGCGATGTCGAAAAGGACGATCAATGAATCGAGCCGGATCAACCTGCTCGGCAACAGCATCGTGCTGATCGCGCCGAAGGATTCCAGGATCGACAATGTGAACATCGGCGCCGGCTTTGACCTCGCCAAGCTTGCCGGTGACGGCAAGATCGCAACCGGCGACGTGAAATCGGTGCCGGTCGGCAAATATGCCAAGGCCGCGCTGGAGAAGCTCGGTTCATGGCAGGCGGCCGAGCCGAAATTCGCCATGGCGGATAACGTCCGTGCTGCCCTGACGCTTGTGGCGCGCGGTGAAGCGGCGCTTGGCATCGTCTACGCCACCGACGCCAAGGTTGAGCCCGGCGTCAAGGTCGTCGGCGCATTCCCGGCCGATTCCCATCCGGCGATCGTTTATCCCGTGGCGGCGACGACCACCGCAAAGCCGGAAGCGTCGAACTATCTCGCTTTCCTGCGTTCGACCGCGGCGAAGAGCATCCTCGAAAAATACGGCTTCAAGTTTCTCGTCAGCCCTTCGACCTGA
- a CDS encoding LysR family transcriptional regulator: MDLSDLKIFSAVVREGSVTRAAQRLYRVQSNVTTRIRQLEDDIGVALFIREGKRLHLSPAGQVLLDYADRLLALAEEARHAVQDPRPRGTFRLGAMESTAAVRLPGPLNEYHRLYPDVALELRTGNPPALSTALLAHELDAALVTLPIAEALFEKVAVFEEEPVIVSAADTPAIGKGKNPYFPRTIIAFEHGCPHRKRLEDWYALRDQMPNRTIELGSYHAMLGCVVAGMGVALLPRSVLTTFPESRRLKVHRLPPGENRADTYLIWRKGADSPKVQALRDLLTKQRAGLERKAIQ; encoded by the coding sequence ATGGACCTGTCCGATCTGAAGATATTCAGCGCCGTGGTTCGCGAAGGCAGCGTGACCAGGGCCGCGCAGCGGCTGTATCGCGTTCAATCCAATGTGACCACGCGCATCCGACAGCTCGAAGACGATATCGGCGTTGCACTCTTCATTCGCGAAGGAAAGCGCCTGCATCTGTCGCCGGCCGGACAGGTGTTGCTGGACTACGCGGATCGGCTCCTCGCGCTCGCCGAAGAGGCGCGCCATGCGGTGCAGGATCCACGGCCGCGCGGCACCTTCCGTCTGGGTGCAATGGAAAGCACCGCCGCCGTCCGCTTGCCCGGACCGCTGAACGAGTATCATCGGCTCTATCCGGACGTGGCCCTCGAACTTCGTACCGGGAATCCGCCGGCGCTTTCAACGGCGCTGCTGGCCCATGAACTCGATGCGGCGCTCGTGACCTTGCCGATTGCGGAAGCGCTGTTCGAGAAGGTGGCGGTGTTCGAGGAAGAACCCGTCATCGTTTCCGCCGCCGACACGCCGGCGATTGGCAAAGGCAAAAATCCGTACTTTCCGCGCACTATCATCGCGTTCGAGCATGGCTGCCCGCACCGCAAGCGATTGGAGGACTGGTATGCGCTTCGCGATCAAATGCCGAATCGAACGATAGAGCTGGGTTCCTATCACGCCATGCTCGGATGCGTCGTCGCCGGCATGGGCGTTGCGCTGCTGCCGAGAAGCGTGCTGACGACATTTCCGGAAAGCCGGAGGTTGAAGGTCCATCGGCTGCCGCCGGGTGAGAACCGCGCCGATACCTACCTGATCTGGCGCAAGGGAGCCGATTCGCCCAAGGTGCAGGCGCTGCGGGATTTGCTGACGAAGCAACGCGCGGGGCTGGAAAGGAAAGCGATACAGTGA
- the modC gene encoding molybdenum ABC transporter ATP-binding protein, whose product MLRVDVTKQLGEFSLEASFESQGRVTGLFGASGAGKTSLINMIAGLLRPDRGIIALDGETLDDTTADVHVPPHRRRVGYVFQDARLFPHLDVRQNLDYGRRMNRLAVDSSQHKRITDLLDIGHLLDRRPGQLSGGERQRVALGRALLSKPRLLLMDEPLGSLDEGRKEEILPYLVRLRDEGIPMVYVSHDAAELRQLATQIVMLKRGRVTALGGVKVLT is encoded by the coding sequence ATGCTGCGCGTCGACGTCACCAAACAGCTTGGCGAATTCTCGCTGGAAGCCTCGTTCGAAAGCCAGGGCCGCGTCACCGGGCTGTTCGGCGCATCCGGCGCTGGCAAGACCTCGCTGATCAACATGATCGCCGGGCTGTTGCGGCCCGACCGCGGCATCATCGCGCTCGACGGCGAAACGTTGGACGACACGACGGCGGACGTCCATGTGCCGCCGCATCGGCGCAGGGTCGGCTACGTCTTTCAGGATGCGCGGCTGTTTCCGCATCTCGACGTGCGGCAAAACCTCGATTACGGCCGGCGCATGAACCGCCTTGCTGTGGATTCTTCCCAGCACAAGCGCATCACCGACCTGCTCGACATCGGCCACCTGCTCGACCGCCGGCCCGGCCAACTCTCCGGCGGCGAGCGCCAGCGCGTCGCGCTGGGCCGCGCGCTGTTGTCAAAGCCGCGACTGCTGCTGATGGACGAGCCGCTGGGTTCGCTCGACGAGGGCCGCAAGGAGGAGATCCTGCCCTATCTGGTGCGGCTGCGCGACGAGGGCATACCGATGGTCTATGTCAGCCACGATGCCGCGGAGCTGCGTCAGCTCGCGACGCAGATCGTCATGCTCAAGCGCGGCCGGGTGACCGCGCTCGGCGGCGTCAAGGTGCTGACGTAG
- a CDS encoding CaiB/BaiF CoA transferase family protein, giving the protein MTRPFEGVKILDFTQVLAGPYASYQLALLGADVIKVERREGEDMRRTPLSREWAERGLAPGWQAINGNKRSLTLDLSRPEAIKIVKQLAAQADVVMENFRPGVMDKLGIGYAALSEINPRLIYCAISGFGQTGPERLGAGYDGKIQALSGIMSITGHAETGPTRAGFAVCDVLSGSTAAFGVSSALFQRTHTGKGQLVDVSMLEATLAFLSGQVADYSVAGHRQQLSGNQAVSRRPTANLFKAGDGYLLLAVNSEKQYRALMTALGRAEALEDPRFADWFARQENEPALRAIIEEALSKKDPREWEKILEAAGAPCASIWKVEEVIDHPQIAARGAIQEIDTPYGRLRFAGSGFQLAHGGGRLDRMAPALSAHTDEVLASLGYDANAIAELRAREVV; this is encoded by the coding sequence TTGACCCGACCGTTCGAAGGCGTGAAGATTCTCGACTTCACGCAGGTGCTGGCTGGCCCCTATGCGAGCTACCAGCTCGCGCTGCTTGGCGCCGACGTCATCAAGGTGGAGCGGCGCGAAGGCGAAGACATGCGGCGTACGCCGCTGAGCCGCGAATGGGCGGAGCGCGGCCTCGCGCCGGGCTGGCAGGCCATCAACGGCAACAAGCGCAGCCTGACCCTCGATCTCTCGAGGCCCGAGGCGATCAAAATCGTCAAGCAGCTCGCAGCGCAAGCCGACGTGGTGATGGAGAATTTCCGGCCCGGCGTGATGGACAAGCTCGGCATCGGCTATGCCGCGCTCTCGGAGATCAATCCGCGGCTGATCTATTGCGCCATTTCAGGTTTCGGCCAGACCGGGCCGGAGCGGCTGGGCGCCGGCTATGACGGCAAGATCCAGGCGCTGTCGGGCATCATGTCGATCACCGGCCACGCCGAGACCGGGCCGACGCGCGCGGGCTTTGCGGTCTGCGACGTGTTGTCGGGCTCGACCGCAGCCTTCGGCGTGTCGAGCGCGCTGTTCCAGCGCACCCATACCGGCAAGGGTCAGTTGGTCGACGTCTCCATGCTGGAGGCGACGCTGGCATTCCTGTCGGGGCAGGTCGCGGACTACTCGGTCGCCGGCCATCGCCAGCAGCTCTCCGGCAATCAGGCGGTGAGCCGCCGGCCCACCGCCAATCTGTTCAAGGCCGGTGACGGCTATTTGCTGCTCGCCGTGAACAGCGAGAAGCAATACCGCGCGCTGATGACCGCGCTCGGCCGCGCCGAAGCGCTGGAGGACCCGCGCTTCGCCGACTGGTTCGCCCGGCAGGAAAACGAGCCGGCACTGCGCGCCATCATTGAGGAGGCGCTATCGAAAAAGGACCCGCGCGAGTGGGAAAAGATCCTGGAAGCCGCGGGCGCGCCCTGCGCCAGCATCTGGAAGGTCGAGGAAGTCATCGACCATCCGCAGATCGCCGCGCGCGGCGCCATTCAGGAGATCGATACGCCCTATGGACGCCTGCGCTTCGCCGGCAGCGGCTTTCAGCTCGCCCATGGCGGCGGCAGGCTGGATCGGATGGCGCCCGCGCTCAGCGCCCATACCGACGAGGTGCTGGCCTCGCTCGGCTATGACGCGAACGCGATCGCGGAACTGCGCGCGCGCGAGGTCGTCTAG
- a CDS encoding Spy/CpxP family protein refolding chaperone codes for MKIWPLIASIAFVTSVHAQTPYAGMQGRSIKALSDQQIADLNAGRGMGLALAAELNGYPGPSHVLELADKLDLTADQRAGMQRLFDAMKDEAMPLGSKLIEQEAELDRQFASRTITPESLKASTAAVAATQGMLREAHLKYHLSAGSILTQAQMTKYAELRGYGGGHTRHHHN; via the coding sequence ATGAAGATTTGGCCCCTGATTGCTTCGATTGCTTTCGTGACCAGCGTGCACGCACAAACCCCGTATGCCGGGATGCAGGGGCGTTCGATCAAGGCGCTGTCCGATCAGCAGATCGCGGACCTCAACGCCGGCCGTGGCATGGGCCTGGCGCTCGCCGCCGAGTTGAACGGCTATCCAGGGCCGTCACACGTCCTCGAACTCGCCGACAAGCTCGACCTTACGGCCGACCAACGCGCCGGCATGCAGCGCCTGTTCGATGCGATGAAAGACGAGGCTATGCCACTGGGCTCGAAGCTGATCGAGCAGGAAGCCGAGTTGGACAGGCAATTTGCAAGCCGAACCATCACGCCGGAAAGCCTGAAGGCGTCGACCGCAGCCGTGGCCGCGACGCAGGGGATGCTGCGCGAAGCCCATTTGAAGTATCACCTGTCAGCCGGCAGTATTTTAACGCAAGCGCAGATGACGAAGTATGCGGAATTGCGCGGTTACGGCGGCGGTCACACGCGTCATCATCACAACTAA